aaacatcagcagtatctgacaacactgcatgtgcgagtcagtgtttatgtaggcttaaattctgttactgaaagtgtgttatgtttacagtgaaggactgtgcgcactttacattttttttttttttacttaatacaagaaagtaatggatgccagcatttttgccaaaatggtattttattttccattgtttaggcagcttcagcatcatactgtgagattctgttcaaattgtttttttcttctatgaagcctgagccatttattttattagtttataattactgtttaatttagtcttcaggagagactgcctgcacacagtactagtattaatagtttttttcttacatgaaagctgaggcatttatattatattttaaggtaacttcatgttgtgctgtgaggttctctgcactttaacttttgaaccaacaggtgcatttggataagcaaagcctatttttctgcatttttgtcgtcctggtaatcttttatattggtaaagttgtttataggaccatttctcagtgtctttgttttttttaaatcaatagtttttcagtaataacttaatatttaacatatcactcaattttaatcacaaaaagagaaaatcgcaacaatttctcgcaactttcacttcctcccgcaatgtaatcgcaacaaaaacctaaaaaacaccgcaactttcatagcaattttttggaaaccccccgcaacatcagacattttagcccgcaacaatcacaaaaaaggcccgcggaatcctggggagactgaatattggtatgtccttcactacatgactaattaccgcattactcgcacggggcactagtgtcaatgcttgttgatacagacagcgtctaagaaggttgaataataaataaaaaataataatatgtaatatttgggcaaccatgttctgagttcgggcaaccagatttctacaaatggttgcccaaatgggcaaccatgtctcaaagttaacgtagagccctgatAACAATAAATATTAATTAgattatattcaagatattttcacttgctaagatgactttttttttttttaatgcagtgtgaGCAGGAGAAAGTGGAAGTGAAAAGTCAACGAAGAAAGTGAAAGAAAGTGAAGTGTACGAGGTGAGGCAAGGCAATAAGAAACTCAATAACCACGGTCCTGTTTGACCTCAGGCTGAGACTGAGGATTGGATGTATAGTTTGTACGAGTTATTAAATACGCTATCTGAATCTCAGATATGAGTcttggaaaaaaaagaagaaaactcgAGTTTATGTGATttagaataaataataataaaataaaactccCTCATGTTCTCGCTCTCCTCTGATAGTGGGCTTACAGATCTGGAGTTTTACACAATCATGTGATCTCTCTTCAGAAATGGCAAATAACAGAGCATCAGAAGAAACAGAgtttttcagtttatttttcACTTCTTGGATACTGTACTCATAATCGAGAGCGTGAAACTGTTCGAGTTATATCGTCCCATATTTTAGACATCGAGTTGAACATCTCTGCTTCCTGAGCGTTTTCCTTCAATTCCATGACTTGGTTTTACCACCTGAATTTTCAACAGCTTGAAaactaattctttttttttttacttaattatTTTAATCTGAATTTTCAACAACTTGAATTTTGTATACAGTAAGGGGAAATAAGCACGTATTTAAAATACTATTATCATTTAAGCTACAATTCTACAAGTCTTActcacatgtaaaaaaaaaaaaaaatgctgtcgaccaaaaatggcttaaaaataatgaaatatttcaacattaaaaatactataaacagtaatcagtgagccataataaatgaaacagtcagtatttggtgtgagacgaccctttgctttaaaaaaatatatatatctgtctcaggtccagtgaggtcagttttatgcggaaatgatctgtaggttttcctgagcatcttacagaaccagccacagttcttctggacactttgactgtcacactcacttcttcattttacaccaaaacccagcagccttcattatgctttcttttttcatctgaaaagtgtctcttatggaatatgctgctcagatacaaacctttttttctgcaacatttaattttgtgctgaaaaacaaacacttggactctaaaatgtttttgtactgactccataATGTAGACAATTCAGCTTCTGTTCATTTCACTCCATGCTGAAGCGAAACACTATGTTAAAGTCCAAAGTTGGTCATGTTGTATAAACTGTAAGACCTCCATTAAAGAATAAAGTGGACAGCAGTTGTCTTTCATCTTCATCCAGGTTCATGTGGTGTCTGATTATATGCAGCAATACATGAAGGTAGATAAGTGAAAGACAGGAAGAGGAGAAGAGCAGAGCTGCTCATCTGCTGCTAAATAAGGCTGCTCTGGTCACAGGAAGTCTACATCAGCACTTCCACATTTACTGAGGAGTTCATGTAGCAAAGGCAGCCTGAATAGTCAGCATCACAGGAGAGAAAATGTGTGTCTCAGAAAGCTGAGAGGAGAATAAAGGATGAGGATGGGAATGAGAATGGAGGGTGAGGACAAAGTGCAGGAATGGAAGATGAGGATGAAAGATGGAGAATGGAGGATGAAGACACTCACAGTATAATCGGTGTGATAGTAAGGAACTTGCGTGAGGCGGTGAACTGCACACCGTAATCCATCTGCTCCCAGTGAGTGAGAAGCCGAGCCTTGCCCTGGTCTGGGGTCTCAAACGGCGTCCCCTTTACCGTGTGCAGCAGGAGGTACATGcactgtgcgcgcacacacacacacacacacacacacacacacacacacacacacacacacacgcgcgcgttaTCCAGGCTCACCTCTCCCTTGGCCTAAAAATCAAAGGTTTATTGAGCAGAAGATTCTGGCACTGCATCAGCACAGATACTGCATGTTTACACTCGAAGTTCAGCCAACAATCAAAATCCAAAAACGCTGAACCAGCAAGAAAAACACTGCTGAATTTACGCAGGTGGTTTTTAGTGGTGGTGAAGCCCGCTGAGTTGCTCCACGTGAATATCAGCTGCACCACAGAAAAATACAAATGTGAGCAAAGGAAGGAAAATAAACCCATTTGGATGCTCACTACAGTGCAAAGGAGTGTGTGTCCAAGACAGAATGGAGTTTTATTTTATTAGGCAATAAGCAGGACAATAAATGGAGGTGTATAAATTTCTGCACTCAGTTGTCAAACTGTAATGATAATCCAACTGTTTATTTCCTGTTCCAGTTCTCTCACACAGCAATCAGCTACACAACGCTGGGAGTTCTACAAACGTTTGCCTGGAcaattatattatttttatttaaaaatattgacTGTGCCACTTTATCTTTTTAATATTATGACATAATTGTCTCAAAATATTGTATTCATCAGCGCTGCATGACAGAAACATAAAAGCAAGACGCAAGGACAATtcattcaattcaattaattcaaaaggtgaaaaaaaattttaaaaccaCAAAAGTGTTGTTAAACTAATTCATACAAGTCCATTATGGCAGATAATTGTCCCAAAAAAATCATAGTTCAGGTTTCATGAGTACAAGAAGATTATATGATACATGCTAACTGCAAAATGCGAAACTGTGAAAGTTAAAGATCAGCATTTAGTGATTTGGCGAAATTTTTAGgacaaaaatatttcagtatacaaaATAAAGGCAAAGCTAAGAAGATTAAATATTCTTTGTGCACTCTGGAAGGTCACATGACCAGATACTCAAACTGTCTCACTGacactaaaataataataataataataataataataataataataaagtgagaTTTGCAGGTCAACATAATGTTCAAAttgtctccgtctctctctcaccATGTTGTGGATGAGGTTCGTGAGCGTCCACACCACAGGCACGCTGACGAACGGGATGCTGAGCAGGATGATGTGCAGGAGGCCGATGCCCAGCAGGTAGGACAGCCACATTCCCCGGCTGTTCATCACACGTGTATTAGGGTTGACTTCGCTGTGCGCCGTGCCCACGTTCATCGTGACGATAAAAAAAGGTCGTCTACGTCTAGATCAACACATGAAACAGTCAAGGACACAGATGGTTACACAAATCACCATCAGGAAGACAACAACGGTgtcatatatatttttaattcttgGGAGATGAAAAATATAAAATTAGTTCCAAGGTAAAATAAACTCCGTCAGCTTGATCATTTAAAGCATAAAATGAAATTTTCACCATTTAGTTTTTGTTATTCAACAAAGTAGCTAACCATTAGGGTGTTATACAAACTTTGACCACAAGGGGCAGtgaatttttttcccccaggagactaacaaagatcactcaaagagcaaTCTGTGTAGTCGTCCATGATGTCTCAGAGGAACCCAGGGTAAACTTTAAGCAACTAaagacctctctcacactggctaacgctaatgttcatgagtccgccatcCGGAGAACAATAAACAACAATgctttgcatggcagggttgcaaggagaaagctccttctctccaaaaagaacattactacacgactacagtttgctaaagatcatgtggataaaGTCAGAAggctacaggaaaaaaaaaaaaaaattgtggccaagtgagaccaaaacagaactttttcagtgaatttaaatgagaagcgttatatttggagaaagaatACACTGCagtccagaataagaaccttatcccatctgtgaaacatggtggtggtagcatgtaTCAGGTATTTGGGctattttgctacatctgggtttGGATAACTTgctatcactgatggaacaatgaattctggattattccggtgaattctaaaggaaaatgtcaggacatctgtctgtcATACAGCAAAACAACAAATGTAAGCACACACGCTGTTCTacgaaagaatggttaaagaagagtaaagttaatgtttggaaaggccaagtcaaagtcctgaccttattccAGTAGAAATGCTgcctgagcagttcatgtgaggaaacacaccGACGTCCCAGAGATGAAGCCGATCTGTACAGAAGAAACGGGATCAAACTCCTCCAAGCTGATGTGATCTGATcatctgatcaacagttaccacaaacgtttagttgcggttactgctgcatgatggggtcacatacttttgccactcactgatgtgtaatattggttcattttcctcaataaataaatgacagagtataatatttttgcctcatttgtttcatTGGGTTCCATCtgatttcaggacttgtgtgaaaatcttgttttttggtcagat
Above is a genomic segment from Neoarius graeffei isolate fNeoGra1 chromosome 14, fNeoGra1.pri, whole genome shotgun sequence containing:
- the ormdl3 gene encoding ORM1-like protein 3 isoform X1, yielding MNCSGSISTGIRRRRPFFIVTMNVGTAHSEVNPNTRVMNSRGMWLSYLLGIGLLHIILLSIPFVSVPVVWTLTNLIHNMCMYLLLHTVKGTPFETPDQGKARLLTHWEQMDYGVQFTASRKFLTITPIILYFLTSFYTKYDWVHFVINTVSLLTVLIPKLPQLHGVRLFGINKY
- the ormdl3 gene encoding ORM1-like protein 3 isoform X2; amino-acid sequence: MNVGTAHSEVNPNTRVMNSRGMWLSYLLGIGLLHIILLSIPFVSVPVVWTLTNLIHNMCMYLLLHTVKGTPFETPDQGKARLLTHWEQMDYGVQFTASRKFLTITPIILYFLTSFYTKYDWVHFVINTVSLLTVLIPKLPQLHGVRLFGINKY